The Cohnella abietis genome has a segment encoding these proteins:
- a CDS encoding glycoside hydrolase family 3 protein: MIDIVKETVGFRDPNAPVEDRITDLLSQMTLKEKVRQLDQYFGASFMSSSHPRMNTVMAKDAKILWEKVMDIVGEDGVGCIHDLYGTTKVNNQLQRYAVEQTRLGIPILFSEEAIHGLLRPGCTIFPHAIMMASTWNPDIVEEIGKSIAAETRSFGIHESFGPVLDLAREPRWGRVEETFGEDTHLASRMAVSMVHGLQGDDLASDRSIIAEPKHFAVHGIPESGLNHSPSSIGRNDIETYYMPIFEAAFVEGGAVNAMCSYNSIDGIPCAADSSLLTDMLRGQWSMPGFVRSDLGAIARLKTAHFTASSEKEAIRQALVAGTDMQYYDFPHELYQNAIIDMVESGELPIETVNLAASRVLRVKFMLGLFEKPYTEPELYKSVVRSKQHTDISLQAAREGIVLLKNDQNLLPLRRSISTIAVIGPSADVVRLGDYTPYIEGFEPVTLLKGIGKLVSPETTILFAKGTGILEDELDAIPIGSFSDGCGNSGLLGEYFNNPKLEGCPVLTKIDSFINFNWVITKPDQSIDTFHFSVRWTGKLVPKQDVSGYIGTVSRDSMRLWLDGNLIVDGWGEGKNATQSVPVMLYAGHEYDIRVEYCKDADGVSALLGWSYAIEGIQDAVQIARQSDIAIVALGDSHRTSGEGTDRSSLDLPGAQLTLLKAIHATGTPIVLVLQNGRPITLGWEAEHIPAILEAWYPGENGGDAIAEVLFGDYNPAGRLPISFPRTIGQIPVYYNRRRGGTTQYVEGDNKPLYSFGHGLSYTTFEYSSIQISSTRISQEEEVNVSIDVTNTGQMAGDEVVQLYLCDVVSSIARPEKELKKFKRIHLPLGEKTSLSFTLTPKELKLYGRDGKWIVEPGSFRVMIGSSSELIKASVEFEVIV; this comes from the coding sequence ATGATTGACATCGTAAAAGAAACGGTCGGTTTTCGCGATCCCAATGCGCCTGTGGAAGATCGAATAACCGATCTTCTATCCCAAATGACTCTGAAGGAAAAGGTCCGGCAGCTCGATCAATATTTTGGTGCTTCATTTATGAGTAGCAGCCATCCCCGCATGAATACGGTCATGGCTAAAGACGCTAAAATTTTATGGGAAAAGGTTATGGATATCGTTGGGGAGGACGGTGTCGGCTGTATACATGACCTGTACGGAACTACTAAGGTCAATAATCAGCTGCAGAGGTATGCGGTCGAGCAAACTCGTCTTGGCATACCTATTCTGTTTAGCGAGGAAGCAATACATGGGTTACTCCGCCCCGGCTGTACGATATTTCCACATGCTATTATGATGGCCTCTACCTGGAATCCGGACATCGTCGAAGAAATTGGAAAGAGCATTGCAGCAGAAACCCGCAGCTTCGGTATTCATGAGAGCTTCGGACCTGTACTGGATCTGGCACGTGAGCCAAGATGGGGGCGGGTAGAGGAAACATTCGGTGAGGATACTCACTTAGCCAGTCGGATGGCTGTCTCTATGGTCCATGGCTTGCAGGGAGATGATCTAGCATCGGATCGGAGTATCATTGCAGAACCGAAGCATTTTGCCGTACATGGTATCCCCGAGAGCGGGCTTAACCATTCCCCTAGCTCAATCGGGCGCAATGATATTGAAACCTACTACATGCCCATATTTGAAGCTGCTTTCGTCGAGGGCGGCGCTGTTAATGCGATGTGCTCTTATAATTCAATAGACGGCATACCCTGCGCAGCAGATAGCAGCCTTCTGACAGACATGTTAAGAGGACAATGGAGTATGCCAGGCTTTGTTCGATCAGACCTTGGTGCAATTGCTCGACTAAAAACAGCTCATTTTACAGCAAGCTCTGAGAAGGAAGCCATACGTCAGGCCTTAGTGGCAGGCACGGATATGCAATATTATGATTTTCCGCATGAGCTTTATCAGAACGCTATTATTGATATGGTAGAGAGCGGAGAGCTCCCCATCGAGACGGTTAACCTAGCCGCTAGTCGTGTGCTTAGGGTAAAATTCATGCTTGGCTTATTTGAGAAGCCCTATACGGAGCCAGAGCTTTATAAGAGCGTTGTTAGAAGCAAGCAGCACACAGATATCTCCCTTCAAGCTGCACGAGAAGGCATTGTGCTCTTAAAAAATGACCAAAACCTCCTCCCCCTCAGAAGGAGTATTTCTACAATCGCTGTCATTGGACCGAGCGCGGATGTTGTCAGATTAGGAGACTACACCCCTTATATTGAAGGATTTGAGCCCGTAACCTTGTTGAAAGGAATTGGCAAGCTCGTCTCACCTGAGACAACGATTCTATTCGCTAAGGGAACCGGAATTCTTGAAGACGAGCTTGATGCGATCCCAATTGGCAGCTTCTCAGATGGATGTGGTAATTCAGGCTTGCTCGGCGAATATTTTAACAATCCGAAGCTTGAAGGGTGTCCCGTATTAACTAAAATTGATTCCTTTATTAACTTCAATTGGGTTATTACGAAACCCGATCAGAGCATTGATACGTTTCATTTTTCCGTTCGCTGGACGGGCAAGCTTGTGCCTAAGCAAGATGTCTCCGGTTACATCGGTACCGTAAGTAGAGATAGCATGAGACTTTGGTTAGACGGAAATCTAATTGTGGATGGTTGGGGTGAGGGAAAAAACGCAACTCAAAGCGTCCCTGTCATGCTGTACGCCGGCCATGAATATGACATTCGCGTGGAATATTGTAAGGATGCTGATGGCGTATCCGCTTTATTAGGCTGGAGCTACGCTATTGAAGGCATACAGGATGCGGTCCAAATAGCCCGGCAATCAGACATCGCTATCGTTGCCCTTGGGGACTCACATAGAACAAGTGGAGAAGGCACAGATCGATCTAGTCTCGATCTCCCTGGAGCTCAGCTTACGTTGTTAAAGGCTATTCATGCTACCGGCACACCAATTGTACTTGTGCTCCAGAACGGCAGACCTATTACACTTGGCTGGGAAGCCGAGCATATACCTGCTATCTTGGAAGCCTGGTATCCTGGAGAAAATGGGGGGGACGCGATTGCAGAAGTTCTATTCGGTGACTACAATCCAGCAGGGAGGCTTCCAATCTCATTCCCGCGCACTATTGGCCAAATTCCTGTCTATTACAACCGCCGACGTGGAGGAACGACTCAATACGTGGAAGGTGACAATAAACCACTATACTCCTTTGGTCATGGCTTAAGCTATACGACCTTCGAATATTCCTCCATTCAGATCAGCTCCACACGTATTTCGCAAGAGGAAGAAGTCAATGTATCAATCGACGTCACGAACACCGGGCAAATGGCTGGGGATGAAGTCGTCCAGCTCTACCTGTGCGACGTGGTCAGTTCGATTGCCAGACCAGAAAAGGAATTGAAAAAGTTCAAGAGAATTCATCTGCCGCTAGGAGAGAAAACAAGTCTATCGTTTACTCTGACGCCCAAAGAGCTCAAGCTATATGGACGAGATGGAAAATGGATCGTGGAGCCCGGTAGCTTCAGAGTGATGATTGGATCAAGCTCGGAACTAATTAAAGCTTCAGTAGAATTCGAGGTAATTGTTTGA
- a CDS encoding ThuA domain-containing protein, translating to MLTNTKAKVIFSLSLLVIILLLSGAYYYWFASSPTEKSKSFKVLVFSKTEGFRHDSIPAGLVAIRQLAAEHQFQVDATEDSSKFTADGLSPYAAVIFLNTTGDVLNAEEEGAFQSYIESGRGYVGIHSASDTMHSSAWYMSLVGAMFTDHPAFAAGTVKVADKVHPSTASLPSNWQRSEEWYNFLQNPRGNVHVLATVDEKSYMGGKMGYDHPVSWCQEVSGGKSWYTALGHAPESYSKDPTFLEHILGGIQWAAGQAEGDCSATVYTDTNYQKQELLTGVQAPMGFDFAPDGRMFFIEINGKVKVYSPVTELATEVVSLDIVSGNEQGVLGIALDPEFAKNNWLYLFYSPAGADNEDRISRFTVKGDKIDKATEKIVLRVPTQRTECCHHGGDLEFGADGNLYLSTGDNTNPFASDGYAPIDETAGRSAWDAQRSAGNTKDLRGKILRIKPKPDGTYTIPEGNLFSDGSGSPEIYVMGTRNAFRFSVSPFDNTVYWGDVGPDAGVTTMSRGPKGYDEFNQAKTAGNYGWPYCIGNNKAYVDYDFATHSLGKPYNCDSLTNDSPNNTGARSLPPARAALIYYPYGPSPEFPEITDSTGRTAAAGPVYKYDKSNANEFKMPAYLDKSLIIYDFSRQWFKEVKLDEQGNLLKINPFLSNMKFDHPIYAKIDKDGSLYIAEYGTGGSDGKISKILYTGAAGNQAPNAQATASVTNGLAPLEVSFTADKSYDTDKDPLTFSWDFNGDGKEDSNLPNPSFIYKKNGNYNAKVTVSDNKGNSSSVIIPITVGNNAPVVTITSPTKRGFFAWGDKISYTVTVTDAEDSTIDCARVKVTPALGHDEHSHPSPTQTGCTGTFETVFSDTNIENTFFYLTASYTDNGAGEAAPLTGASTIVLLSKDRQAEYYDNWSGGKLQTENTADVGAGRNLGFIENGSWLSYKDINLEGISGISARVSSAGSGGTIEVRADSISGPLLATLKIPVTGDWQKWVDVKEELNNVPSGEHNLFFVFSGGSGYLFNVNKFDFIGNGIAMKTK from the coding sequence ATGCTTACAAACACGAAAGCCAAGGTAATTTTCAGCCTATCGTTGCTTGTTATCATCTTGCTTTTATCAGGAGCCTATTACTACTGGTTTGCCTCTTCACCAACCGAGAAATCCAAAAGCTTCAAGGTGCTCGTATTTAGTAAGACGGAAGGCTTCCGCCACGATTCTATACCCGCAGGCCTAGTGGCTATCCGGCAGCTAGCGGCTGAGCACCAATTCCAAGTCGATGCCACAGAGGACTCATCGAAGTTCACAGCTGATGGGTTGTCTCCCTATGCGGCTGTCATCTTTCTCAATACGACTGGGGATGTGCTGAATGCTGAGGAAGAGGGTGCTTTTCAGTCCTATATAGAGTCTGGGCGGGGATACGTTGGTATTCATTCTGCATCTGATACGATGCATTCCTCTGCGTGGTATATGAGCCTGGTAGGAGCGATGTTTACGGATCATCCTGCTTTCGCAGCAGGAACTGTGAAGGTGGCGGATAAGGTGCATCCTTCCACTGCTTCATTGCCATCGAATTGGCAGCGATCGGAGGAATGGTACAATTTTCTGCAAAACCCAAGAGGAAATGTTCATGTTCTAGCTACCGTAGATGAGAAATCTTACATGGGCGGGAAAATGGGCTATGATCACCCAGTATCCTGGTGTCAGGAGGTTAGTGGAGGAAAGTCATGGTATACGGCATTGGGGCATGCCCCGGAAAGCTATAGCAAGGATCCCACATTTCTGGAGCACATACTCGGCGGAATTCAGTGGGCTGCAGGTCAAGCGGAGGGTGATTGCTCAGCTACTGTATATACCGACACCAATTACCAGAAGCAGGAGCTGCTAACTGGTGTTCAAGCTCCAATGGGCTTTGATTTTGCTCCTGACGGAAGAATGTTCTTCATAGAGATCAATGGGAAGGTTAAGGTGTATTCCCCGGTCACAGAATTGGCTACCGAAGTTGTTTCTCTGGACATTGTTAGCGGGAATGAGCAGGGCGTTCTAGGGATTGCACTAGACCCGGAATTCGCAAAAAATAATTGGCTATACCTCTTCTATAGTCCAGCTGGGGCGGATAATGAGGATCGAATTTCACGTTTTACCGTTAAAGGGGACAAAATCGATAAAGCAACAGAGAAAATCGTCCTTCGTGTTCCAACACAGAGAACAGAGTGCTGCCATCATGGAGGTGATTTGGAATTCGGCGCTGACGGTAACTTGTATCTGTCCACTGGTGATAATACAAATCCGTTTGCATCTGACGGATATGCCCCCATTGATGAAACGGCGGGTCGCTCGGCTTGGGATGCCCAGAGATCAGCAGGCAACACCAAGGATCTGCGCGGTAAAATATTGCGGATAAAGCCCAAGCCAGACGGAACCTATACAATACCAGAGGGGAATCTCTTCTCTGATGGCTCAGGTAGTCCAGAAATCTATGTCATGGGTACGCGTAACGCTTTTAGATTCAGTGTGAGCCCTTTTGATAATACCGTATACTGGGGTGATGTAGGACCCGATGCTGGTGTAACCACTATGTCACGCGGACCGAAGGGCTACGACGAGTTCAATCAGGCCAAGACGGCTGGCAATTACGGCTGGCCCTATTGTATAGGGAATAACAAGGCTTATGTAGACTATGATTTTGCTACGCATTCCCTTGGCAAACCGTACAATTGTGATTCTCTGACGAACGATTCACCGAACAATACCGGAGCGCGAAGCTTACCACCAGCGAGAGCGGCACTCATCTATTATCCTTACGGTCCGAGCCCTGAGTTTCCGGAAATAACGGACAGCACGGGGCGAACCGCTGCCGCAGGTCCCGTCTACAAATACGACAAGAGCAATGCTAATGAGTTCAAAATGCCTGCTTATCTGGATAAGTCACTAATCATTTATGATTTTTCTAGGCAATGGTTTAAGGAAGTCAAATTAGATGAGCAGGGTAATTTACTAAAAATTAATCCCTTCCTATCTAACATGAAATTTGATCATCCCATTTATGCGAAAATCGACAAGGACGGCAGCCTGTATATTGCGGAGTATGGAACCGGTGGCTCAGATGGGAAAATATCAAAGATACTGTATACAGGTGCGGCGGGTAACCAAGCCCCGAACGCTCAGGCGACTGCGAGTGTCACGAATGGCTTGGCTCCTCTTGAAGTTTCCTTTACGGCAGATAAGAGCTATGACACAGATAAGGATCCATTAACATTCTCATGGGATTTTAATGGCGATGGTAAAGAAGATTCTAATCTGCCTAATCCAAGCTTCATCTATAAGAAAAACGGAAATTATAATGCCAAGGTGACTGTCTCAGACAATAAAGGTAACTCATCCTCGGTCATTATCCCAATAACGGTAGGGAACAATGCGCCTGTCGTAACAATTACGTCCCCTACTAAGCGAGGCTTCTTCGCATGGGGAGACAAAATAAGCTACACGGTAACGGTCACTGATGCAGAGGATTCCACTATTGATTGTGCGAGGGTCAAGGTGACACCAGCGTTGGGGCATGATGAACATTCACATCCAAGTCCTACGCAGACGGGCTGCACAGGTACCTTCGAGACGGTCTTCAGTGATACCAATATTGAGAATACGTTCTTTTACTTGACCGCTAGCTATACCGACAATGGTGCTGGAGAAGCAGCGCCATTGACAGGGGCCTCCACGATCGTGCTTCTGTCGAAGGATCGTCAGGCTGAGTATTACGATAATTGGAGCGGTGGGAAGCTGCAGACTGAGAATACCGCAGATGTCGGGGCTGGCCGAAATCTAGGCTTTATTGAAAACGGGAGCTGGCTGTCCTACAAGGATATTAACCTCGAAGGCATAAGCGGTATTAGCGCAAGAGTCTCATCGGCTGGTTCAGGCGGAACGATAGAGGTTCGAGCAGATTCGATTTCAGGACCTTTATTGGCGACATTAAAAATTCCCGTGACGGGTGATTGGCAGAAATGGGTGGATGTTAAAGAAGAGCTGAACAATGTTCCATCGGGAGAGCATAATTTATTTTTCGTGTTCAGTGGGGGATCAGGTTATTTGTTCAATGTTAATAAATTCGACTTCATAGGAAATGGAATCGCAATGAAAACCAAATAA
- a CDS encoding AraC family transcriptional regulator has product MNPWHEKISLQLSNPLKIIVSTLEEGFPTHWHQEIEIVYVIDGQMQIGINEIVYSLDAGDILFISSCEVHHYLPNPQGCRKIILQLGKSVFDTYADLIFGHRFMFPHLKPDSSIPFDSKMSLHAWIKTHIVGILNEWETNLTGHELIYKARISDIAASIIRHLPMEAFSQHEKTKRLEQLERLDKVLKYIESDYGSEITLQSAADVAGFSVSYFSRFFKAATGSNFVDYVNTFRANIAMRLLLREEQSVTDIAYCSGFNSIETFNRVFKKVNGCTPSQVRSKK; this is encoded by the coding sequence ATGAATCCATGGCATGAGAAAATATCTCTTCAATTAAGCAATCCGCTTAAGATCATAGTGAGCACTCTTGAGGAAGGCTTTCCCACTCATTGGCATCAGGAAATAGAAATTGTCTATGTCATTGATGGGCAAATGCAGATCGGGATTAACGAAATTGTCTATTCTTTAGATGCGGGGGATATTTTGTTTATCAGCTCATGCGAGGTGCATCATTACTTGCCCAATCCACAAGGATGCCGTAAAATCATCCTGCAATTGGGGAAGTCTGTTTTCGATACTTACGCCGATTTAATCTTTGGTCACCGTTTTATGTTTCCTCATCTCAAGCCCGATTCTTCTATCCCATTCGACTCGAAGATGAGTCTTCATGCTTGGATTAAGACCCACATTGTTGGCATTCTTAACGAGTGGGAAACGAACCTAACAGGACATGAACTAATATATAAAGCTAGAATTAGTGATATAGCCGCCTCCATCATTAGACATCTCCCAATGGAAGCCTTCTCTCAGCACGAAAAGACGAAGCGTCTGGAGCAGCTTGAACGATTAGATAAGGTGTTAAAATATATCGAATCAGACTACGGCTCCGAGATTACTTTGCAGAGCGCTGCTGATGTAGCGGGGTTCAGTGTTTCTTACTTTTCTAGGTTTTTCAAGGCTGCAACCGGCTCCAACTTTGTGGACTACGTCAATACCTTTAGAGCAAACATTGCCATGCGCTTACTGTTGAGAGAGGAACAATCTGTTACTGATATTGCCTATTGCTCGGGCTTTAATAGCATTGAAACGTTTAATCGAGTGTTTAAAAAGGTGAACGGCTGCACACCATCCCAGGTCCGCAGCAAAAAATGA
- a CDS encoding glycosyl hydrolase family 95 catalytic domain-containing protein: protein MMKKTTLGRMLKIIGVTMFALSSLSISNSMIGVVSASPTSHSYNTSTGTLNVDYANYLSKHDIVFNSPVTVPKSGLTVGNGRVGAMVWNTSGGLTMQVSGVDASQEGFASQGLVNLYTNPGLDTSYSSYQQRLSLYDGLVTTKYDSNRTVTIMGSPNSEVIGIHVEDSRSGVANVSLDLSLWDVSTFSGGDVPDINTWRNVSTFADPTVVGLSRGQTDANNFGYTLAATVEGASFTTQTVDSKKVRLNITPSSSYTIWIASASRLNAPSNNSVNQAKTVLNGVKTTGYTSTLAAYKSWWHDFWGKSFVQYSNTNGDADYLENFYYLSTYMIAAGSYGNYPFHFINGVFSAVNDNDSGKWSNAYWYWNQRDVYHSFLASNHPEMVNTFNNLYSRNFAALKAYTMTRYGIDGIWVPETMGWDGNARGTIYSDYTKDTLSTAAEAALNMYSQYKYTNDSNYLSNTAYPFMKEATKFYAGKLSYNSSTGKYYMASSNVHEQHWGVQNAITDLAAVRALFPVAIKTSQDLGLDATLRTQWQNILNNLVAYPIDPSNSAKYFPHTPPLSQNRNNENVVLELAWPYSVSGIGAADQQMLINNYNSRPYPYGSNNVWDPAPIQAARLGLGDETFSGMKIMLQKYQDYANGRTTNTNGEFEYIGVHLIAMNESLLQSYNDKIRVFPAAPSDSTFNGKFTLLASGGFLVSSEKEANEIKYVGVKSLYGKNATVINPWGTQSVQVRRVSDNAIILTSSAGELNFATGANQAYVVERTVKPLGNYTYQALTGTVNNTLRSATLNGVVKTLGSAAAYSGAMPTFYTNSNYGGTGVSLPPGSYSIAQMVAAGIPNDDISSIRVPAGITVVAYGDGAFDGPSWTFTSDQPNLVSVGCDNTISSFIITASGGGGGGTPPVGGAPIGSTITFKATVNGKFVTAENAGASALIANRATAGGWEQFAVEDAGGGTIALKAQINSKYVTATSSGAGNLIAQASTIGSWEKFRWIDNGDGTFSLQSAGNNQYVCADNAGVASLIANRAAIGPWEKFQLP from the coding sequence ATGATGAAGAAGACTACGCTTGGCAGAATGCTAAAGATTATCGGTGTAACTATGTTCGCTCTTAGCAGCTTGAGTATTTCGAATTCGATGATTGGCGTTGTAAGTGCTAGTCCAACAAGTCATTCTTATAACACAAGTACAGGAACATTAAATGTGGATTACGCGAATTACCTTTCCAAGCACGATATTGTGTTCAACTCTCCCGTTACCGTGCCTAAGAGTGGACTAACCGTAGGTAATGGGCGGGTTGGCGCTATGGTCTGGAATACCTCTGGAGGGCTAACGATGCAGGTGTCGGGAGTCGACGCCTCGCAAGAAGGCTTCGCTTCTCAGGGCTTAGTTAATCTCTACACCAACCCTGGATTAGATACAAGCTATTCCTCTTATCAGCAAAGGCTATCCCTATACGATGGCTTGGTTACAACCAAGTACGACTCGAATCGCACAGTTACGATTATGGGGTCTCCTAACTCAGAGGTCATCGGCATCCATGTGGAGGATTCTCGCTCCGGCGTAGCTAATGTTTCGCTGGATTTAAGCCTTTGGGACGTAAGTACGTTCAGTGGCGGAGATGTACCAGACATTAATACTTGGCGTAACGTCTCGACCTTCGCGGATCCCACTGTCGTTGGCTTGAGCCGTGGGCAGACCGATGCGAACAATTTTGGCTACACGCTTGCTGCAACCGTCGAAGGGGCAAGCTTCACGACTCAGACCGTCGATTCGAAGAAAGTTAGATTGAACATTACGCCTTCTTCCAGCTACACGATCTGGATCGCTTCTGCTAGCAGGCTCAATGCTCCTAGCAACAACTCGGTCAATCAGGCTAAGACGGTTTTGAATGGGGTCAAGACCACCGGATATACATCAACACTTGCAGCATATAAGAGCTGGTGGCATGACTTCTGGGGAAAATCGTTTGTTCAATATTCTAATACTAATGGTGATGCCGACTATCTAGAAAACTTCTACTATTTGAGCACCTACATGATAGCAGCAGGAAGTTACGGTAACTATCCGTTTCATTTTATTAACGGCGTATTCAGTGCAGTGAACGATAATGACAGCGGCAAATGGAGCAACGCCTACTGGTACTGGAACCAAAGGGATGTTTATCATTCGTTCCTAGCTTCCAACCATCCAGAAATGGTGAATACCTTTAATAACCTTTACAGCCGTAATTTTGCCGCCTTAAAAGCCTACACGATGACGAGGTACGGCATAGATGGCATTTGGGTGCCGGAGACGATGGGCTGGGATGGCAATGCGAGAGGTACAATCTATAGCGATTATACGAAGGATACTCTCTCCACAGCAGCAGAGGCAGCGCTTAATATGTATTCGCAGTACAAATACACTAACGATTCTAACTATTTAAGCAATACGGCATATCCTTTTATGAAGGAAGCTACTAAGTTCTATGCAGGGAAGCTTTCTTATAACAGCAGCACCGGAAAATATTATATGGCTTCTTCCAACGTACACGAGCAGCATTGGGGCGTTCAGAACGCGATAACAGATCTAGCAGCGGTAAGAGCCTTGTTTCCAGTTGCGATTAAAACAAGTCAGGATCTCGGGCTTGACGCAACCTTGCGCACCCAGTGGCAGAACATCTTAAACAACCTGGTTGCTTATCCGATTGATCCAAGTAACTCCGCCAAATATTTCCCACACACTCCACCGTTGTCCCAGAATCGCAATAATGAGAACGTTGTGCTTGAGCTGGCGTGGCCTTATAGTGTAAGCGGGATTGGGGCAGCGGATCAACAGATGCTCATTAACAATTACAATAGCCGGCCATACCCATATGGCTCGAACAATGTGTGGGATCCTGCTCCGATTCAAGCAGCAAGGCTCGGCCTTGGCGATGAAACCTTTAGTGGGATGAAAATAATGCTCCAGAAGTATCAGGATTATGCGAATGGTCGAACTACGAATACGAACGGTGAGTTTGAGTACATTGGCGTACACTTGATTGCAATGAATGAATCATTGCTTCAGAGCTACAACGATAAGATTCGGGTGTTCCCGGCTGCACCGAGTGATTCTACATTTAACGGGAAGTTTACTCTTCTGGCTAGTGGAGGATTCTTGGTCAGCTCCGAGAAGGAAGCTAACGAGATTAAGTATGTAGGTGTAAAAAGCTTGTATGGGAAAAATGCGACTGTTATTAACCCTTGGGGTACGCAGTCCGTGCAGGTGAGAAGAGTATCAGATAACGCGATTATCCTAACCTCGTCGGCTGGTGAGCTTAATTTCGCGACTGGAGCTAATCAAGCCTATGTCGTGGAAAGAACAGTTAAGCCTCTTGGAAATTACACCTATCAGGCTTTGACTGGAACAGTTAACAATACACTAAGATCAGCTACCTTGAATGGAGTGGTGAAGACACTTGGATCAGCCGCCGCTTATTCGGGAGCTATGCCAACCTTCTATACGAATAGCAATTACGGTGGGACGGGGGTATCCTTGCCGCCAGGCAGCTATAGCATCGCACAGATGGTAGCGGCGGGAATTCCTAACGATGATATATCCTCAATAAGGGTGCCTGCTGGTATTACTGTTGTGGCTTATGGAGATGGTGCTTTTGATGGGCCATCTTGGACATTTACGTCTGATCAGCCGAATTTGGTAAGCGTGGGATGCGATAACACGATCTCGTCCTTTATTATTACGGCAAGTGGTGGCGGTGGAGGAGGAACTCCGCCTGTCGGAGGAGCACCGATCGGCTCGACAATAACCTTCAAGGCGACGGTGAACGGAAAGTTCGTCACAGCTGAGAATGCTGGTGCGAGCGCTTTGATCGCTAACCGTGCAACGGCAGGGGGCTGGGAGCAGTTTGCTGTTGAGGATGCTGGCGGGGGAACTATTGCACTGAAAGCACAGATCAACAGCAAGTACGTCACAGCAACGAGCTCAGGGGCAGGTAACCTGATTGCCCAAGCGAGCACGATTGGGAGCTGGGAGAAGTTCCGTTGGATTGATAATGGTGATGGCACGTTCTCACTTCAATCAGCAGGCAACAACCAATACGTCTGCGCAGATAACGCGGGCGTAGCCTCCTTAATCGCCAACCGCGCAGCAATCGGCCCTTGGGAGAAGTTCCAGCTCCCTTGA
- a CDS encoding ABC transporter ATP-binding protein → MGSITFSHVFKQYKGESRPAVNDFHLSIEEGEFLVLVGPSGCGKSTTLRMLAGLEEISAGELYIDDKFMNYVSPKDRDIAMVFQNYALYPNLSVYDNIALGLKLRKTPKYDIELRVNRVAKVLEISHLLDRKPSQLSGGQKQRVALGRAIAREPQVFLMDEPLSNLDAKLRAQTRAELIKIQSDLKRTTVYVTHDQVEAMTMGTRIVVMKDGVIQQVAPPKQLYDEPANLFVAGFIGSPQMNFIEGNVTLEEGRYYFSNKRMKLLLPRSYDSSFEKLTRAVRNVILGVRPENVLLKPFEPDDDDENGFAMSVVQMTEVTGADSYVYVTVGDSKVIARTDPESIYLKDDKPAIGFNMGKLHFFDVSTGVSLAAGGDGG, encoded by the coding sequence GTGGGAAGCATCACATTCAGCCATGTGTTCAAACAATACAAAGGGGAGTCGCGCCCGGCCGTTAACGACTTCCACCTGTCCATTGAAGAAGGGGAATTTCTAGTTTTAGTCGGTCCCTCCGGCTGCGGCAAGTCGACAACACTGCGAATGCTTGCGGGTCTCGAGGAAATTAGCGCCGGGGAATTGTATATCGACGATAAATTTATGAATTATGTCTCTCCGAAGGATCGTGATATCGCGATGGTATTCCAGAATTACGCGCTATATCCGAACCTGTCGGTCTATGACAATATCGCGCTTGGACTTAAGCTGCGCAAAACGCCGAAATACGATATCGAGCTAAGAGTGAATAGAGTAGCTAAGGTTCTGGAAATATCTCATTTACTTGATCGCAAGCCTAGCCAGCTGTCAGGTGGACAAAAGCAGCGTGTTGCATTAGGGAGGGCAATTGCTCGTGAGCCACAAGTATTCCTCATGGACGAGCCGCTATCTAATCTGGACGCTAAGCTGAGAGCTCAGACTCGAGCGGAGCTTATAAAAATTCAAAGCGATCTTAAACGTACGACCGTATATGTTACTCATGATCAAGTAGAAGCCATGACGATGGGTACTAGAATCGTTGTTATGAAGGATGGAGTCATTCAGCAGGTCGCTCCGCCGAAGCAGCTTTATGATGAACCAGCTAATCTGTTCGTCGCGGGATTCATTGGCTCGCCTCAAATGAATTTCATTGAAGGCAACGTCACTCTGGAGGAAGGACGCTATTATTTCTCCAACAAGCGAATGAAGCTCTTACTACCACGGTCATATGATTCTTCATTCGAAAAATTAACCCGTGCAGTCCGTAACGTTATTCTGGGTGTTCGACCGGAAAATGTTCTATTAAAGCCGTTCGAGCCTGATGATGATGATGAGAATGGGTTTGCGATGTCAGTTGTGCAGATGACAGAGGTAACTGGAGCTGATTCATACGTGTACGTTACCGTTGGTGACTCAAAAGTTATCGCACGTACCGACCCTGAATCTATCTATCTTAAGGACGATAAGCCTGCAATTGGATTCAATATGGGTAAGCTTCACTTCTTTGACGTGAGCACAGGAGTATCACTAGCGGCTGGAGGAGATGGAGGATGA